The following proteins come from a genomic window of Rutidosis leptorrhynchoides isolate AG116_Rl617_1_P2 chromosome 10, CSIRO_AGI_Rlap_v1, whole genome shotgun sequence:
- the LOC139870660 gene encoding FAS1 domain-containing protein SELMODRAFT_448915-like, with amino-acid sequence MYSKLLLFISLLFATTTLHHISATNHPSPTQPPTIPPPQSTVIQQQQLKDILDALMGSGDFTSWLNTLFNQTNSSSPLYLIPTTSIIPTSATIFVPRNTTLTATATGSLNFDPLTIMTIIPYHILPQRFTFSELQLFQTHTQIPTLLPFKTIVITNNEIGNFTIDDSLITSPDFYTNDVVCVHGVERIFDYVVYGDAGDKIPSSFVTPPPQKLLPLAEDGGTQVSEAVSSISGAAEGDFLLHFVVILFCETTVLLKFHLSPQGVVDFLASKEMFFA; translated from the exons ATGTATTCAAAATTGTTACTTTTCATTTCCCTCCTTTTCGCCACCACCACTCTTCACCACATCTCCGCCACAAACCACCCTTCCCCAACCCAACCTCCGACCATTCCACCACCGCAATCCACTGTCATTCAACAACAACAACTCAAAGACATTCTCGACGCCTTAATGGGTTCCGGTGACTTCACTTCTTGGCTCAACACACTCTTCAACCAAACAAATTCATCATCCCCACTTTATTTAATTCCGACAACCTCAATCATCCCAACTTCCGCCACCATTTTTGTCCCTAGAAACACCACTTTAACTGCCACCGCAACCGGGTCCCTCAACTTTGACCCGTTGACTATAATGACTATAATCCCTTACCATATTCTCCCACAGCGTTTCACATTTTCGGAGCTCCAATTATTTCAAACCCATACCCAGATTCCAACACTCTTACCATTCAAAACAATTGTGATTACGAATAATGAAATTGGGAATTTTACAATTGATGATTCCTTAATCACATCACCTGATTTTTATACTAATGACGTCGTTTGTGTTCATGGTGTTGAAAGGATTTTCGATTACGTGGTGTACGGTGATGCTGGCGATAAGATTCCGTCCAGTTTTGTTACTCCGCCGCCGCAGAAGTTGTTGCCGCTGGCGGAAGATGGTGGTACTCAAGTGTCAGAAGCTGTAAGTTCGATTAGTGGTGCTGCTGAGGGTGACTTTTTGTTACATTTTGTTGTTATTCTGTTTTG TGAAACTACGGTGTTGTTGAAATTTCATTTATCTCCTCAGGGTGTTGTTGATTTTTTGGCTAGTAAAGAAATGTTTTTTGCTTAG
- the LOC139871909 gene encoding uncharacterized protein isoform X2, whose product MARIIKCKVRKKAFWHIVMTSVAFFVISLWVVIAKRIRDKRRIQYSSSNIDRDSIMYNNVYVSDIRSIAQIRMTRVCFKKLCYMLETFGGLKPSKNMNVDEQVAMFLHMMAHNEKNRCIISLFRRSGETISRYFAQVCNAVIRLHPCLLKKPEPVPDNSTDEKWKWFKDCLGALDGTYVDCLVSRWEGSSADGRVLRDALLRPNGLKVPRPCYYLVDAGYTNAEGFLAPYRGQRYHLNEWREGYQPTTAKEFYNMKHSQARNIIERCFGILKGRWKILKDTSYYPIELKVKIIMACCLLHNYIRQEMAWDPFEDLPLTDPGTGDSGVGQENNITSVGTSNEWTSFRDNLAVSMFEM is encoded by the exons ATGGCGCGAATTATAAAATGTAAAGTACGAAAAAAGGCATTTTGGCACATAGTGATGACATCCGTTGCATTCTTTGTTATTTCTCTTTGGGTTGTCATAGCTAAACGCATACGAGATAAACGACGTATCCAATACTCATCATCAAATATAGATCGCGACTCGATAATGTACAATAACGTTTATGTAAGTGACATTAGATCCATAGCACAAATTAGAATGACTCGTGTTTGCTTCAAAAAGTTATGTTACATGCTTGAAACATTTGGTGGGTTAAAACCAAGTAAAAATATGAATGTTGATGAACAAGTTGCCATGTTTCTTCACATGATGGCTCATAATGAAAAGAATCGGTGCATAATTAGTCTCTTTCGTCGATCGGGAGAAACAATTAGTAGATATTTTGCTCAAGTTTGCAATGCGGTGATAAGATTGCATCCATGTTTACTTAAGAAACCCGAACCCGTTCCCGATAACTCGACCGACGAAAAGTGGAAATGGTTCAAG gATTGCTTAGGAGCTTTAGATGGAACATATGTAGATTGTTTAGTGTCAA GATGGGAAGGGTCATCAGCTGATGGTAGAGTCCTTCGAGATGCACTTCTTCGGCCAAATGGATTGAAAGTCCCAAGACCTT GTTATTATTTAGTTGATGCGGGATATACAAATGCAGAGGGTTTTCTTGCACCTTATAGAGGACAAAGGTATCATCTAAATGAGTGGCGCGAGGGCTACCAACCAACTACTGCAAAAGaattttacaacatgaaacattcaCAAGCAAGAAATATTATAGAGAGGTGTTTTGGTATCTTAAAAGGAAGATGGAAAATCTTAAAAGACACGTCTTACTATCCCATTGAATTAAAAGTTAAAATTATTATGGCATGTTGTCTCCTACACAACTACATAAGACAAGAAATGGCTTGGGATCCATTTGAAGACTTACCTCTTACGGATCCAGGTACCGGAGACTCTGGAGTTGGCCAAGAAAATAATATAACTTCTGTTGGCACTTCTAACGAGTGGACTTCATTCAGAGATAATTTAGCAGTATCTATGTTTGAAATGTAA
- the LOC139871909 gene encoding protein ALP1-like isoform X3 yields MARIIKCKVRKKAFWHIVMTSVAFFVISLWVVIAKRIRDKRRIQYSSSNIDRDSIMYNNVYNRCIISLFRRSGETISRYFAQVCNAVIRLHPCLLKKPEPVPDNSTDEKWKWFKDCLGALDGTYVDCLVSSKDKPRYRTRKNTIATNVLGVCSQDMQFIYVLAGWEGSSADGRVLRDALLRPNGLKVPRPCYYLVDAGYTNAEGFLAPYRGQRYHLNEWREGYQPTTAKEFYNMKHSQARNIIERCFGILKGRWKILKDTSYYPIELKVKIIMACCLLHNYIRQEMAWDPFEDLPLTDPGTGDSGVGQENNITSVGTSNEWTSFRDNLAVSMFEM; encoded by the exons ATGGCGCGAATTATAAAATGTAAAGTACGAAAAAAGGCATTTTGGCACATAGTGATGACATCCGTTGCATTCTTTGTTATTTCTCTTTGGGTTGTCATAGCTAAACGCATACGAGATAAACGACGTATCCAATACTCATCATCAAATATAGATCGCGACTCGATAATGTACAATAACGTTTAT AATCGGTGCATAATTAGTCTCTTTCGTCGATCGGGAGAAACAATTAGTAGATATTTTGCTCAAGTTTGCAATGCGGTGATAAGATTGCATCCATGTTTACTTAAGAAACCCGAACCCGTTCCCGATAACTCGACCGACGAAAAGTGGAAATGGTTCAAG gATTGCTTAGGAGCTTTAGATGGAACATATGTAGATTGTTTAGTGTCAAGTAAAGACAAACCTCGATATAGAACAAGAAAGAATACTATAGCCACTAATGTTTTAGGTGTGTGCTCACAAGATATGCAATTTATTTATGTCTTAGCAGGATGGGAAGGGTCATCAGCTGATGGTAGAGTCCTTCGAGATGCACTTCTTCGGCCAAATGGATTGAAAGTCCCAAGACCTT GTTATTATTTAGTTGATGCGGGATATACAAATGCAGAGGGTTTTCTTGCACCTTATAGAGGACAAAGGTATCATCTAAATGAGTGGCGCGAGGGCTACCAACCAACTACTGCAAAAGaattttacaacatgaaacattcaCAAGCAAGAAATATTATAGAGAGGTGTTTTGGTATCTTAAAAGGAAGATGGAAAATCTTAAAAGACACGTCTTACTATCCCATTGAATTAAAAGTTAAAATTATTATGGCATGTTGTCTCCTACACAACTACATAAGACAAGAAATGGCTTGGGATCCATTTGAAGACTTACCTCTTACGGATCCAGGTACCGGAGACTCTGGAGTTGGCCAAGAAAATAATATAACTTCTGTTGGCACTTCTAACGAGTGGACTTCATTCAGAGATAATTTAGCAGTATCTATGTTTGAAATGTAA
- the LOC139871909 gene encoding protein ALP1-like isoform X1 gives MARIIKCKVRKKAFWHIVMTSVAFFVISLWVVIAKRIRDKRRIQYSSSNIDRDSIMYNNVYVSDIRSIAQIRMTRVCFKKLCYMLETFGGLKPSKNMNVDEQVAMFLHMMAHNEKNRCIISLFRRSGETISRYFAQVCNAVIRLHPCLLKKPEPVPDNSTDEKWKWFKDCLGALDGTYVDCLVSSKDKPRYRTRKNTIATNVLGVCSQDMQFIYVLAGWEGSSADGRVLRDALLRPNGLKVPRPCYYLVDAGYTNAEGFLAPYRGQRYHLNEWREGYQPTTAKEFYNMKHSQARNIIERCFGILKGRWKILKDTSYYPIELKVKIIMACCLLHNYIRQEMAWDPFEDLPLTDPGTGDSGVGQENNITSVGTSNEWTSFRDNLAVSMFEM, from the exons ATGGCGCGAATTATAAAATGTAAAGTACGAAAAAAGGCATTTTGGCACATAGTGATGACATCCGTTGCATTCTTTGTTATTTCTCTTTGGGTTGTCATAGCTAAACGCATACGAGATAAACGACGTATCCAATACTCATCATCAAATATAGATCGCGACTCGATAATGTACAATAACGTTTATGTAAGTGACATTAGATCCATAGCACAAATTAGAATGACTCGTGTTTGCTTCAAAAAGTTATGTTACATGCTTGAAACATTTGGTGGGTTAAAACCAAGTAAAAATATGAATGTTGATGAACAAGTTGCCATGTTTCTTCACATGATGGCTCATAATGAAAAGAATCGGTGCATAATTAGTCTCTTTCGTCGATCGGGAGAAACAATTAGTAGATATTTTGCTCAAGTTTGCAATGCGGTGATAAGATTGCATCCATGTTTACTTAAGAAACCCGAACCCGTTCCCGATAACTCGACCGACGAAAAGTGGAAATGGTTCAAG gATTGCTTAGGAGCTTTAGATGGAACATATGTAGATTGTTTAGTGTCAAGTAAAGACAAACCTCGATATAGAACAAGAAAGAATACTATAGCCACTAATGTTTTAGGTGTGTGCTCACAAGATATGCAATTTATTTATGTCTTAGCAGGATGGGAAGGGTCATCAGCTGATGGTAGAGTCCTTCGAGATGCACTTCTTCGGCCAAATGGATTGAAAGTCCCAAGACCTT GTTATTATTTAGTTGATGCGGGATATACAAATGCAGAGGGTTTTCTTGCACCTTATAGAGGACAAAGGTATCATCTAAATGAGTGGCGCGAGGGCTACCAACCAACTACTGCAAAAGaattttacaacatgaaacattcaCAAGCAAGAAATATTATAGAGAGGTGTTTTGGTATCTTAAAAGGAAGATGGAAAATCTTAAAAGACACGTCTTACTATCCCATTGAATTAAAAGTTAAAATTATTATGGCATGTTGTCTCCTACACAACTACATAAGACAAGAAATGGCTTGGGATCCATTTGAAGACTTACCTCTTACGGATCCAGGTACCGGAGACTCTGGAGTTGGCCAAGAAAATAATATAACTTCTGTTGGCACTTCTAACGAGTGGACTTCATTCAGAGATAATTTAGCAGTATCTATGTTTGAAATGTAA